One region of Eupeodes corollae chromosome 1, idEupCoro1.1, whole genome shotgun sequence genomic DNA includes:
- the LOC129940394 gene encoding probable cardiolipin synthase (CMP-forming), which produces MLPTTIFRQMHRPGMWKHLPDLLRTSREGTTCLNRYAAATGFIKTSFLDHQRWDVVSLRLYADSKKHSFHLKTIKSRDLIQNAIEKKRDIFIERKNVLVKDIRETKSKVQERVREKMEEVIERENIMTIPNFLTVGRAFLAPYIGYVIIDGDFNLAIGLLVVAGITDLLDGQIARYWPNQASKAGSFLDPMADKLLIGSLVISMGYCDLLPLWLAGTILFRDVFLLGAGFVIRYVSLPPPKTLSRYFDATHVTAQLEPTFISKVNTFVQLTAIGLSLGAPVWNYLDHSMLHGLWYLTGATTVAAALSYVLNKNTYKILRKNT; this is translated from the exons ATGCTTCCGACCACAATATTCCGGCAAATGCATCGACCTGGCATGTGGAAGCATTTGCCTGACCTTTTGCGAACTTCACGCGAAGGAACAACATGCCTTAATCGTTATGCTGCTGCCACAGGATTCATAAAGACCTCATTTCTCGACCATCAGCGTTGGGATGTTGTCTCGCTGAGATTGTATGCGGATTCAAAGAAACATTCGTTCCATCTGAAAACAATCAAAAGTCGAGATCTCATCCAAAATGCCATCGAAAAGAAACGTGATATCTTTATCGAGAGGAAGAATGTCCTTGTCAAGGATATCCGCGAAACCAAATCAAAGGTGCAAGAAAGGGTGCGTGAgaaaatggaagaagtcatCGAACGCGAAAACATCATGACCATTCCGAATTTCCTGACCGTGGGACGAGCATTTCTCGCCCCTTACATTGGATATGTAATTATCGATGGGGATTTTAATTTAGCCATTGGTTTATTGGTTGTGGCTGGGATAACTGATTTG TTAGATGGACAAATAGCTCGATATTGGCCGAATCAAGCGAGCAAAGCTGGCTCGTTCCTCGATCCCATGGCAGATAAATTGCTCATCGGGTCGCTGGTCATTTCGATGGGCTACTGTGATCTGCTGCCTCTGTGGCTGGCCGGAACCATACTCTTTCGTGATGTATTCCTATTGGGTGCTGGCTTTGTTATTCGTTATGTCAGTCTTCCACCTCCA AAAACCTTATCGCGATACTTCGATGCCACTCATGTAACTGCCCAACTAGAGCCTACATTTATCAGCAAAGTCAACACATTTGTTCAGCTTACTGCAATCGGGTTGAGCTTGGGAGCACCCGTATGGAACTACCTCG ATCATTCAATGCTTCATGGGTTATGGTATTTAACTGGTGCGACAACTGTAGCCGCAGCCCTCAGTTACGTCCTCAATAAGAacacttacaaaattttaagaaaaaatacgtAA
- the LOC129940396 gene encoding complex I intermediate-associated protein 30, mitochondrial, giving the protein MCSLLRSISRTKLWATTYDHLLQKSLPIGGGPPTTNSIHTTQVLSEFWEREKKGGYRTELPLPSKKQLILDGLKELKQEISLWKDEVKERLESDPMLVFRPGETDVVFKFQDEQDMDKWVVTTDSDHNEGQTSAKFEISDASAGLFHGYVSADIIKDGKIKRTGYANIRSKRVRKSFKRESTYDWTQYNMLVMKVRGDGRSYLINLHCEGYFDLLWNDVYHYVLYTRGGPHWQTVRIPFSKFFYASKGRVQDRQSAIVLNRVTHLGFSVGARAGHDGPFSLEINYVGLEFDPSHTEEFAYEMYKTDKYVVAT; this is encoded by the exons ATGTGTAGTTTACTACGAAGCATTTCACGCACGAAACTATGGGCCACAACCTACGATCATCTTCTACAAAAATCACTTCCAATCGGCGGCGGCCCCCCAACAACTAATTCAATTCACACAACTCAAGTTCTCTCAGAATTTTGGGAACGTGAAAAGAAAGGTGGTTACCGCACCGAATTGCCACTGCCCTCCAAAAAACAACTCATACTCGATGGATTAAAAGAGCTCAAACAAGAAATTTCTCTATGGAAGGACGAGGTAAAGGAAAGACTAGAAAGTGATCCCATGCTAGTCTTTCGACCAG GTGAAACCGATGTTGTGTTTAAGTTCCAAGACGAACAAGATATGGACAAGTGGGTAGTAACCACCGACAGTGACCATAATGAAGGACAAACTTCGGCGAAGTTTGAGATTAGCGATGCCAGTGCAGGTCTCTTTCATGGTTATGTTAGCGCGGATATAATCAAAGAtggaaaaatcaaaagaacCGGTTATGCCAATATACGATCCAAGAGAGTCAGG AAATCCTTCAAAAGAGAATCGACCTACGACTGGACACAATACAACATGCTAGTCATGAAGGTAAGAGGCGATGGACGTTCGTATCTCATTAACTTACACTGCGAAGGATACTTTGACCTGCTCTGGAACGATGTCTACCACTATGTGCTTTACACCAGAGGTGGTCCTCACTGGCAAACAGTTCGG ATACCTTTTTCGAAATTCTTCTATGCATCGAAAGGTCGCGTCCAAGATCGACAAAGTGCAATTGTTCTCAATCGGGTAACACACTTAGGATTCTCAGTCGGTGCTCGAGCCGGACATGATGGTCCTTTCAGTCTGGAAATAAACTATGTCGGGCTGGAATTCGATCCCAGCCACACAGAAGAGTTTGCCTACGAAATGTACAAAACTGATAAATACGTTGTTGCCACATAA